From a region of the Latilactobacillus sakei genome:
- a CDS encoding serine/threonine protein kinase yields MMEPGYAVAGRYKIIQPIGEGGMANVYLAQDLILDRQVAVKVLRLDLRNDPDTVRRFTREALATTELNHPNIVSIYDVGEENSMQYIIMEYVKGTDLKKYIVEHFPIPYQRVIDIMTQILSAVQNAHAHNIIHRDLKPQNILVDEDGNVKISDFGIAIALSETAMTQTNTLLGSVHYLSPEQARGSMATKQSDIYSLGIVLYELLTGMVPFEGESAVSIAIKHFQDEVPPVRDYDPRIPQALENVVLKATAKDPDERYSGVDAMMADLATSLSASRAHEPKFVPSKADDLSETKVIPALDPEGITRNNAEEQVKETETTQDKPKKPSKSKRKWWLLGGGGLILILLATVIAFAVQGSDVTVPDLTDMTQQNAEAALTDKKLKVGTVQKTTSQKYSKGHVIRTTPKAGLSVKSRSTVDLIVSSGRQKFEIKDYTNQDYNDVQEALKAKGFSVKRKYQSSTEVSPGLITDQSIAAGKKVVPSKTTITLTVSSGKPSFALHNLSNYTKQGIQAYAAQNGLTVSFSEEYSASVSEGMVISQSPASGTMVQEGDSVSVILSKGGRPVEHNSVETSSSNSNAESSASESSQSSESSASESVSESESESASESESESLSSSVSQSSQSSVQAK; encoded by the coding sequence ATGATGGAACCAGGTTACGCTGTAGCAGGGCGTTATAAGATTATTCAACCCATCGGCGAAGGTGGTATGGCAAATGTTTATTTAGCACAGGATTTAATTTTAGATCGGCAAGTGGCCGTTAAAGTTTTACGTTTAGATTTGCGAAATGATCCGGATACGGTCCGTCGCTTCACACGAGAAGCGTTGGCGACGACTGAATTAAATCATCCCAATATTGTCAGTATTTATGATGTTGGTGAAGAAAATAGTATGCAGTATATTATTATGGAATATGTTAAGGGCACCGATCTCAAGAAGTATATCGTAGAACATTTCCCAATTCCGTATCAACGCGTGATTGATATTATGACGCAGATTTTATCTGCAGTTCAAAACGCACATGCGCATAATATTATTCACCGGGATTTAAAACCGCAAAATATTTTGGTTGATGAAGATGGCAACGTTAAGATTAGTGACTTTGGGATTGCGATTGCACTCAGTGAGACGGCGATGACTCAAACCAACACGTTGTTGGGGTCTGTTCACTATCTTTCACCGGAACAAGCGCGAGGTTCGATGGCAACGAAGCAGTCTGATATCTATTCGCTAGGGATTGTACTTTATGAACTATTGACTGGGATGGTGCCTTTTGAAGGTGAATCGGCTGTTTCGATTGCAATTAAACATTTCCAAGATGAAGTCCCACCAGTACGTGATTACGATCCTCGTATTCCACAAGCCTTAGAAAATGTTGTTTTAAAAGCGACTGCTAAAGATCCAGATGAACGCTACAGCGGCGTTGACGCAATGATGGCTGACTTAGCAACTTCTTTATCAGCTAGTCGTGCGCACGAACCTAAATTTGTACCATCTAAAGCGGATGATTTAAGTGAAACAAAAGTTATTCCGGCATTAGATCCAGAAGGCATCACCCGTAACAACGCTGAAGAACAAGTGAAAGAAACAGAAACAACTCAGGACAAGCCTAAAAAGCCAAGTAAATCTAAGCGTAAGTGGTGGTTACTAGGCGGTGGCGGACTGATCTTGATTTTACTGGCAACGGTCATTGCTTTTGCTGTTCAGGGTAGTGATGTAACGGTGCCTGATTTAACGGACATGACGCAACAAAATGCGGAAGCTGCTTTAACTGATAAAAAACTAAAAGTCGGCACGGTCCAGAAAACGACGAGTCAAAAATATAGTAAAGGGCACGTTATTCGGACAACGCCTAAGGCTGGGTTGAGTGTTAAATCTAGAAGTACGGTTGATTTAATTGTTAGCTCAGGACGTCAGAAGTTTGAGATTAAAGATTATACCAATCAAGATTATAACGACGTTCAAGAGGCCTTGAAGGCCAAGGGTTTCTCTGTTAAACGGAAATACCAAAGTTCAACTGAAGTGAGTCCCGGCTTGATTACCGACCAAAGTATTGCGGCTGGTAAAAAGGTAGTGCCAAGCAAAACCACGATTACTTTAACAGTCAGCAGCGGCAAGCCAAGTTTTGCGTTGCATAATTTAAGCAACTATACAAAACAAGGGATTCAAGCTTATGCTGCCCAAAATGGGTTAACCGTTAGTTTCTCGGAAGAATATTCCGCAAGTGTTTCTGAAGGAATGGTGATTAGTCAATCACCTGCAAGTGGTACAATGGTTCAAGAAGGCGATAGCGTAAGCGTTATCCTTTCTAAAGGTGGACGACCGGTTGAACACAATTCTGTTGAGACGTCGAGTTCAAATTCAAACGCTGAATCAAGTGCTTCTGAATCAAGTCAATCTAGTGAAAGTAGTGCAAGTGAATCAGTAAGCGAATCAGAGAGTGAGTCAGCGAGCGAATCAGAGAGTGAATCGCTCAGCAGTTCAGTTAGTCAAAGTAGTCAATCAAGTGTTCAAGCGAAGTAA
- the rsgA gene encoding ribosome small subunit-dependent GTPase A, with protein MQTGQIIRALSGFYDVQSEHKIYRTRARGNFRKRKITPLVGDFVEFESESQTESGYILEILDRKNEMIRPPVANIDQAVVIVSAVEPDFSLNLLDRFLIYLESLNIQGLVYLTKTDMISDEKYQAIKQSLDYYEKVGYPIFAPRTAFTPEIIQAIEDTFPDKTTVFTGQTGAGKSTLLNHIDSKLNLATAEISQSLNRGKHTTRHIELIPLNDGLVGDTPGFSSLGILNVTSETLVSRYPEFREIGQDCKFRTCQHVMEPKCAVKAAVDAGEIMQSRYTNYLQFRAELKDIRPVYKKSK; from the coding sequence TTGCAGACCGGACAGATTATTCGGGCCCTCAGTGGGTTTTATGATGTACAAAGTGAACACAAAATTTATCGAACACGCGCTCGAGGTAATTTTCGGAAACGTAAAATTACCCCGTTGGTCGGTGATTTCGTTGAATTTGAAAGTGAAAGTCAAACAGAAAGCGGCTATATCTTGGAGATTTTAGACCGCAAAAATGAAATGATTCGGCCACCAGTGGCGAATATTGATCAGGCCGTCGTCATTGTTTCAGCAGTCGAACCTGATTTTTCGTTGAACTTATTAGATCGTTTTTTGATTTATTTAGAAAGTTTGAATATTCAAGGACTCGTCTATTTGACGAAAACCGATATGATTTCTGACGAAAAATATCAAGCAATTAAGCAATCTTTGGATTACTATGAAAAAGTGGGTTATCCAATTTTTGCCCCCAGAACGGCATTTACACCAGAGATTATTCAAGCAATTGAAGACACATTCCCTGATAAAACAACCGTCTTTACGGGGCAAACAGGGGCGGGAAAATCAACGCTGCTTAATCACATTGATTCTAAATTAAACTTAGCAACGGCTGAAATTTCACAAAGTTTAAACCGTGGGAAGCATACGACGCGCCATATCGAACTAATCCCATTGAACGATGGGTTAGTCGGTGATACACCAGGCTTTTCATCACTGGGGATTTTAAATGTGACGAGCGAAACTTTAGTGAGTCGTTATCCTGAATTTAGAGAAATCGGACAGGATTGTAAGTTTAGAACTTGCCAACACGTGATGGAACCTAAATGTGCGGTTAAAGCGGCCGTTGATGCTGGTGAAATTATGCAAAGTCGTTATACGAACTATTTGCAATTCCGGGCTGAATTAAAGGATATTCGGCCTGTTTATAAAAAATCAAAATAA
- a CDS encoding ribulose-phosphate 3-epimerase: MTQIAPSILSADFMNLQRDVQNLEAAGADLLHIDIMDGMFVPNMSFGAQVVSGIRPLTQLGLDVHLMVEQPERYIEQFITAGSDLIMIHAEATEHLYRGLQMIKDAGVKAGVVINPGTPVSYIESVLPLVDQVLVMTVNPGFGGQKFIPAMLTKVAELAAYREAHADADFTIEVDGGVNDQTIAACAKAGADVFVAGSYTFAGDLATRIETLKKAANEAR; this comes from the coding sequence ATGACACAAATCGCACCTTCGATTTTAAGCGCAGATTTTATGAATTTACAACGGGATGTTCAAAACCTTGAGGCAGCAGGTGCCGACTTATTGCATATCGATATTATGGATGGTATGTTTGTGCCTAATATGTCTTTTGGTGCGCAAGTGGTCAGTGGTATTCGTCCCCTAACGCAATTAGGCTTAGATGTGCATTTAATGGTTGAACAACCAGAACGTTACATCGAACAATTCATCACAGCTGGTTCTGATTTAATCATGATTCACGCCGAAGCAACCGAACATCTTTATCGTGGACTGCAAATGATTAAAGATGCGGGTGTTAAAGCCGGGGTTGTTATCAACCCAGGGACACCAGTGAGCTATATCGAATCTGTATTACCATTGGTTGACCAAGTTTTAGTAATGACGGTCAATCCTGGTTTTGGTGGTCAAAAATTCATTCCAGCAATGTTAACGAAGGTTGCTGAATTAGCAGCTTATCGCGAAGCACACGCTGATGCTGATTTTACAATCGAAGTTGACGGTGGTGTTAACGACCAAACAATCGCAGCTTGTGCCAAAGCGGGCGCTGATGTCTTTGTAGCAGGCTCATACACATTTGCTGGTGATTTAGCAACGCGGATTGAAACCCTTAAGAAGGCTGCTAATGAAGCGCGTTAA
- a CDS encoding thiamine diphosphokinase has product MKRVNLLAGGPVDQWAPELATITTVPGKWITADRGTLRLLQQGVTPTVAVGDFDSITPAEKEQVLAAVSDIRSVQAEKDETDTQLALSIAFEELQADRVVVYGATGGRIDHFLANLFMPVEERFRTVLNRIEMRDRQNAIQFYTPGRYELTKEADKKYLAFVPLVPTTDLNLVDEKYPLAHFDTTVPISWASNEFIGKKAHFNFKTGIVAVIQSKD; this is encoded by the coding sequence ATGAAGCGCGTTAATTTATTAGCAGGCGGTCCAGTTGATCAGTGGGCACCGGAACTGGCCACAATCACAACGGTTCCAGGAAAATGGATTACAGCTGATCGTGGGACGTTACGTTTATTGCAACAAGGTGTGACGCCGACGGTTGCGGTCGGTGATTTTGATTCTATTACCCCGGCCGAAAAAGAACAGGTACTAGCAGCCGTCAGTGACATTCGTTCGGTTCAAGCCGAAAAAGACGAAACAGATACGCAATTAGCGTTATCGATTGCTTTTGAAGAACTGCAGGCTGACCGTGTGGTGGTCTATGGTGCGACTGGGGGCCGAATTGATCATTTCCTAGCCAATCTCTTTATGCCAGTCGAGGAACGCTTTAGAACGGTTCTCAATCGCATTGAGATGCGTGATCGGCAAAATGCGATTCAATTCTATACGCCAGGGAGATATGAGCTGACAAAAGAAGCTGATAAAAAGTACCTTGCGTTTGTGCCACTCGTACCAACGACGGATTTAAACTTAGTAGATGAAAAATATCCACTCGCACATTTTGATACGACGGTCCCAATTTCGTGGGCCAGCAACGAATTCATTGGCAAAAAAGCGCATTTTAATTTTAAAACGGGCATCGTAGCGGTGATTCAAAGTAAAGATTAA
- a CDS encoding 50S ribosomal protein L28: MAKDVITGRKTSFGNKRSHALNASRRSWKPNLQKVRILVDGKPKRVWVSARALKSGKVTRV; this comes from the coding sequence ATGGCAAAAGACGTTATTACCGGCCGTAAAACATCATTTGGCAACAAGCGTTCACACGCTTTGAACGCATCTCGTCGTTCTTGGAAGCCAAATTTACAAAAAGTACGTATCTTAGTTGATGGCAAACCTAAACGTGTTTGGGTTTCTGCTCGTGCTTTGAAATCAGGCAAAGTTACTCGTGTTTAA
- a CDS encoding Asp23/Gls24 family envelope stress response protein — MAVKIKTQYGDIDITNNVIATVVGGAATDIYGIVGMASKNQIRDNLNEILNRENYNRGVVVRQEENGVAIDVYIICGYGIKISEVCRNVQSKVKYNLETMLGVSANSVNVYVQGVRVLED; from the coding sequence ATGGCTGTTAAAATTAAGACCCAATACGGCGATATCGATATTACGAATAATGTGATTGCCACGGTCGTTGGCGGTGCTGCAACTGATATTTATGGCATCGTTGGTATGGCAAGCAAGAATCAAATTCGTGACAATTTAAATGAAATTTTAAATCGTGAAAATTACAATCGGGGCGTTGTTGTTCGTCAAGAAGAAAATGGCGTGGCAATCGACGTTTATATTATTTGTGGTTATGGCATTAAGATCTCAGAAGTTTGCCGTAATGTTCAAAGTAAGGTTAAATATAATCTTGAAACAATGTTGGGTGTTAGTGCAAACTCAGTTAATGTTTATGTTCAAGGTGTACGTGTATTAGAAGACTAA